The DNA segment TTGACTGTTTTTTACATGTCTATACATGGATAGAAATATAAATTGTCATACATCTtccataactttttttttatgcttTAGATAAAACTTTTTCtgaaaaatattcatttatcatatatataaaagaaattaaattatactATATATAACGTTCATAGTTCATTGAATCTTGATCAATAGTATAGAATGTTAgcatttatttttctataaaattgtatattcaatttcaaatatttaattctctattgataaatatgaaaatagatGTAATGTATATATTAGTGTGAGAAATATTGTGATAGGTTGCATGGATAACAAGTCACAATTATAATCAATTCTTCAATTCTCCTGTGAAATAATATATGTTGATACATATGTGTATTTGATGTTGATACATATGTGTATTTGATGTTGATACATCCATTATAACTATACTATAAAgcaataaaaatcataattaaatatgattttttaaaataattatagtaaaattaataatttcataaatcttaaaatttatACTTTATAACGCATCAAATCCTTCcggatattttattattttaaatgaatttgaGAGTTAATTTTAAGAGAGAGAAAAACTTGATCCAATAATTGTGTTCCTCTAAGGACTAAATCCTCGTAAGATGGTGTGTTTCGCCACCAACTTTGACTGTCATCGGAACAGCTGTTTCATTATTCATTACAGCGACAAATATCacgaaaataattttttttaagaaattagaaACAAAAAGTCATTGGTATTGGATTGGGGTCTTCTTCCACATtctaaagaaaaggaaaataagagTAAttcataggaaaaaaaattcccTTAATTTATcaagatatttatttatttttgtataaaactCTTACAAGATGTCaagtattaaaatattactttggACTCCCACTACTTTTTAAAGCTAAAAAGTATATCTTTTCATTCTATAAgatgtttttatcttttttatttctagTTAAAGGCGAGATGTTAGATTCTCATAGACCACCATTCCAATTATGAGAGACAAGAAAGGTACTGTAAATTATTCATTGTGATGGCCCCAAGTTTGGATGAAATCCAGATTTATAAGTGCTACATTGATTTATGGTGATAATAGAAAATTGGGAGAAACCTCACTCCTGTTGTGTCTCTGCAGACTAATATTGAGTTTTGGTGGAAAACTTGTAAAGCATATAGTGCTTGTAAGGCTTTTCTGGGGTGACAATTGTTGAAGGGAAATTAGGACGATTCACTGAATCAGGGAAGGCTTGAGTCTCCAAACATAGTCCTGCATGAGCATTGTATACATACCCACCTTTCCCCTTCACATGCTTGACATAGTTACCAGTGTAAAACTGCAGACCGGGAGCATTCGTGTACAGCTCCATCACTCTTCCAGATTTCTTATCCTGCACTATAGCCGCTAGCTTCCTCTTTTTCCCCTTCTCAACATCCAGCACATAGTTGATGTCATAACCTTTGGTTTCAGCCAGCTGATTGATCCTGCTTCCAATAGTGTGTGGCTTAAGGAAATCATAAGCTGTTCCTTTTACATAACCAAATTTTCCAGTAGGAATGAGTTTGCTGTCAACAACTGTGATTTTGGAACCGAAGATCTGTACAACCTCATTCAGAATGTTGCCACTGTTTTGGCCTCCTAGGTTCCAGTAAGCATGGTTTGCCAAGTTCACTGGAGTTGGCTTGTTCAGAGCTTTTCCTTTCATAAGTATAACCAATTGGTTTTTCCCAGTTAAAATGTAGCTCACAGTCACAATCAAATCACCAGGGAATCCTGAAACACAAATATCAGTACTCCCATCTCTTTGTCAGAAATTATTTAGCTATCAAAGTGTACCGATTTGACTCAATCACCAAAAATAAGCTCATTCAAGTTGTTGATGAGAAATTCAACTGCTGTTATTCCAACAAAGCAATGATCTATTGTACGTGTACAAGTAATTTCAATCGTAAATTTTCTCATCAACCAAGAATAAATGGTTCACTttactgatcttttattttaatcatttagaAGCAATGAAAATAATGGTAGCTATGAAGTACCTTCTTCACCATCAACGCTGTGGTAACTGAAAGTAATACTAGGACTCGGACCTTCCTTTTGATACCTCTCCACTTTCCAAAGAACATCACTAAATCCTCTGGATCCACCTGATACATAGGACAGGCAAAGCACTCTGAGGTGTAGTGCTGAATGGAGTATACAACAACTATGGTATAAATTCTTTGCTAAGGTCTTTTTTCACTTATGTTAAACATACCATGAAGTGTATTGTTTCCTTCATTAGCAACCAATTTGTAATGTGTTCCATTTAGAGTAAACTGAGCTCCTCCAATTCTGTTAGCAACCCGGCCAACAGTAGCACCAAAATATGTTGAATCACTCTGCAAACAGTTTGGCATGCAATAACTTGGTCACAATTTATCCACTATATATGAGAGATCTTAGGAGGAAACAAAAAGAACAAACTTTGTTCTATATCAATCATGTGTTTGGTAGGGTTAAGAGGAAAGCAAAATGAAAATTGAATTGAAAAGAAAGTACAAATGTTTGTAGTTCTTCACAACTCTAACTTCAACCAAGTAACTTCTATAGATTTAGTACCCTGAGCCTCAAATGGCGTGAGATGTTTAAGGCCACACGTGCATCACGTGACTTGTGGCCATGTTTTTCCCAACTCTATAGATAAGGGCCACTTCACCCACTACCCGTGTAGTGCGTCCTTTTTCTACGTTATCAGAAGAATAATTACTTTTGGAAACTTCCAACGTGCTTCACTGCCTTTCTATTTACCCTTTGATGATTTTCTATGAAATTGTTTGTAACCAATACTAATATGTATTCAAATATATTCTCCgtcttaaattattataattttactcaataataatattaaacataactgcaatcattatattatttaaccAAAAGAACAAGGTAGTATTATTTTAGTTATGTTTGGCCATTAGTGCAACCAATGATTATACGTGAACATCATTGCAACACAATATTTCAGGGGATCGCACAAGGCCTTCATCATTTCGTGAGTTCCAACCTACACCTCTTCAATGCAACACTCAACACACCTTTCTAAACTTGTCATTACTTGTATGCTACTTTTCTTCAGCACATGCAGGAGAAGCTTCacttctagaattttaatttttaatattaaaattttatctacaatcttaaaacaacaaataatttaaaaggaataaaaaattaaataatataagctAAAACTTTTTAGGTGCAGCGGATCAAGgtaaatattatgtatatatagatatatataagTATGTATGTAGAAATGTCAAAGtagaaacaagtagaaaagggtcattgaaaattataaaacgCAACCCTTTTCTTTATTCAAGAATTGACTTACACGTGGACCCTTAATTCAATGAGCTGACACACACTTCAAAGCTATCTTGATATTAGAAATTTCTTAATAGGTCTTCaaaccaaaataataatattattctttaaattatttaaaaaagaaaaatattttctgatagttttaaattatcttaatttaatatcaggaattttttattaaagtggtccaataaaaaaaattaattgttgctttaaatattttaaaatagttcaATATATTACTAAAAAGTTAAACCTAAAAATAACAGGTTAATATTTGGTGAATAATGGAGTGGAGACAGCGACAGAGTATACTCCAAATCTTAGCCAGCCAAGCATTTTTGTGAAACCTAAATATTCATAGCTATCACATGTTTTGAATAAATCCAAGTTGTTGAACACGAGAATATTGTAGCTTTGCAGAAGAAAAGAAACCACATGAGGTAAGAAAGTCTGAAATCACAATAATCAACAAACACAGCAGAGAGGAGACTCACAGTGTAATCCTTAACAGAATCGTATCCAAGAACAACATCACCCAACTTTCCTGAACACAGAGACAGACAAATAAGGAAATTGAAGAAGGAAAAACCATGATTTGAAGTTTTGAGCAGTGAATTATACCATTCCTATCAGGAAGCAGGAGGGACACAATTGATGCACCCCAGTTGGTGACCTTCAAAGAAAGTTCACCTTTCTTGAGCTGAAAGATTCTTATGTTTTCCTTCTCAACAACAGAGCAATTGGCAAAGCCAGAAGCTGCTAAGATGAGACACAGCAGCAAGACAAAGATCTTGGTCATTTTTCTTGCACAGGAATTTGGTATGAAGCAAGGATGAGAAGAAGAGATTATAATGTGTtaagaagaagagaaaggaaGAACGAAGGAGTGAATAGGAGAAATGAAAGACAGTGGGTGAGAGTGTCACAAACCACTTTACTGTTTTCAGCTTAAGAGCAGAGTTTATGTGATACTCTGACTAGGCTTGTTGTTGGGCCCAGTGGACCCGTAGCTATTAATTTCTCCTCGCCCCAAGTCAATGAATTTATATCTTTCTCTTTTAAGGTTATCTTTTCAACATCTaaacattatttaattaaactttggattaaattaaaattatattatcttaaatataaaatcataaaaatggAAAACCCAAAATaaagaattacaaattaaaataggATTTCAATTTAATCCTTTTTACATGAtaacacaatttaaaagaaTACAATGATATCCTACACTatcacaagaaaaaataaattcatagaAGATgtctagaaaaaaaattcataatcaGAGTACATAGAGTTAAAACTCAacatttttccaaaaaaaaaaactagttaacagatgaatttatatttacattttgtcgcaaaaagaataaaataaattaaaaacaatacttcaaaaattattttaacccGTATACAAAACTTATATTTATAGATTTGGGGTTTTGTTAAGTTTAACTTTGAATGCAAACAAAACTTGAATCAAATGAACTTTAATGttgtatataattaaattaaatatattttataaatattattctgtttttataGGTAGGAATGgaacatatattaaaaatattagaacAACGTGTCTTGCTTAATTAATCGAGTTAGATTCCTTGTTTTTATCAAGGTTTGAAAACTTTTGGTTTTTACTTCAATAATTAATTGTCTATAAAGCTAAATAAGAATGTTTTTTGGGTCCATGCTAAATTTGAACAGGCCTAAAACTTTTGACCaaggaagaaaagagaagaaaaagaaagggctAAAACCTGCTTCCAAATTTAGAATATGATTGTTtctggactgtttcttcctgcacctccataccttcttctcttacctccataaatttttgaatttttaaaaatacccctttataatattctaaattacataatttagaaattatttttcaaatttataattagcttctggattatataatctgaaagttttttttcatatgcatgattactttctgaattacataatccagaagttttatttagctttcagattatggaatctggaagtcttttttcaaatgagtttccggattacataatccagaaactacTCTATGGGAGTGACACAAGAagtataaaaatgtattttcatattttgtttggaggtggcagaagaagatatggaggtgcaggaagaaagagTCTTGTTTCTGGTATGAAACCTTTGAGCTGCTACGCCCActgttttaaaaaatgtatcaGAATTTCCGAATGACTATTTTTCCCTGCACCCACATAATTTCTTGGCGCACCcccataattttcaaaataaccattttacctttttttttcagaatgtGTTATTGTGAATGAGTTTTCCAGAATAAATTTTCTGGAATAATATTTTTCCACAACCATTTTTTATCTTCTTCTCCTCTGTagtgtttttccttttttgcaATGGTGATGGTGCAGCAACGGCGGCATCCGTGGAGTGCAGGTTGAAAAAGGGTGTTACAGGAAGCAAAATCCTTTATAAGTTAGACTTCGGTCCAAATGTCAAATATTGGGCTACACACAAACATCTACATGTTGATGtagggctgcttcttcctgcacctccataccttcttctctcacctccatatattttcgtaattccaaaaatgcccctctgtaatattccggattacataatccgaaaatcatttttcaaatttgtaattagcttccggattatataatccggaagtcttttttcatatgcatgattactttccggattacataatctggaagtcttttttaacttccggattatgtaatccggaagtcttttttcaaatgcgttttcagattacataatccggaagctattctatgggggtggcacaagaaggataaaattgtattttcatgttggGTATGGAGGTaccagaagaagatatggaggaagaaacagtcttgaTGTAGATATCAAAATCTATATATATTTACACAGTTACAAAAACCTATTCACACACTATTGCGAATTTAAAGATAAGCAATAATGGTAGCATATAATAGGTGTGATTTAACATCCAAATTAACATAAGGGCATTTCAATATAAGATTGAGAAAATAGCATTACAAAGTATAGTTTCTTGTTGTTGTGCCCATCTTATTCACAGATAAACACCATAAAACATGATATCAAATGGCCACAGAATTTTTACTTAGACACAAAAGGCAAGAAGCGAAGTTCCAGCAGTAAAATTTCCAAGATTCAATCCAATGCCTACCTTGTATCCATTTCCAACATATATGCACCCATCACTCACAGACATGCCACCATACACTGTTGATCCAGTCTCATATGACCATACAATATTGCCACTCTCAGCGTTCATTGCATAAATAGCTCCTTTTGAATCTACGGATCCTGCAAACACAATGCCATTAGCTACAGTAACAGGACCATAAGCATTCGCATTACTAGGGTTTTCTGTGGACCACAAGATCTTCCCACTCTTTCCCTCCATTGCAACCCACCCTCCTGTTCTCGTAGTCTTGTTCGATGGTCTAAGAGTGAAGTTCTTGCCATCCGAATTAACAATGTTAGTATATACTCTTTCTTCATCAGTGGCTGCTCCCCATGTTCCACCTCCTGCAACTCCTCCGGGTCCAGCTTCCTACACAGATCAATGTTTTCAATGTTATAATCATGCATAAATAAATACTAAGGTTTTGAATATTCTTAATGGTTTAAGATCCTAACCGTAGACCAAATCAGCTTGCCGTCATGACGGTGCAAAGCCCAAGTAAAACCACTCTTTTGAACAGCAACAACAACatcttgttttgttttgttgacATGAATTGTGAGCATCATTGGTGCCTCTCCAAAATCAGCATCTGGGTTAGGACCAGGTGGACAATTAGGTGTTGACAAATTGCGGCATGAAAGGAGCCACACATCATACCCTCCCAATTGGTGGTACCATTTGATTTTTCCATCATCCAAGTCAAGTGCAAGGAAGGAATCAGAGTGATTGTCTGGCTCAACACACTGATCAGGATGAGTGGGTTGTGTTgcattgttttctctttcttgaCATTCAAGTATGTTCAAAGGGGCAGAATACAAGTTTCCAGTGGCAATATATATATGGTTCCTTGATGCATCAATGGAAGGGCTACTTCCCCATATAGCTGCTCCAGCATATTCTCCTTTTTTTCCATTATTATCAGGTAGCATGAAGGTTTGCCACAAAATCACACCAGATTTAATATCTAGCTTTGAGAAGCTTCCTCGAAAGGTGCAACATTCTTCAGATGTGATAATTTCTTCTAGTGAAGATGTCCCGACATAGTAAGCCCTGTATAGATGAACAACTTCACTGCAATCACTACTTGtacattgaatttttttaaggtGGTTTTATGTGTCTGTTTGTCatcattttctttatataaatGACACTTCAAAGTTACTTGTCTGTATCCTTTCATTATTCCTGGAAGTAAATCTAGCTCTTTTCCAACAAAATTCATATATAGGATAGGCATTTTTTTTCCATTCAGGATTACCCTAAATATCTTATTAAGAATTATGAAAtgaagtataataataattattgattgaaaacaatataacaattgaaattataattaattttaattcagtCTTCACGTATATATCTTTAATTTATCATGACTTTTATTTATTGactgagtattttttttctattaaatttttatactcGCCTTTCATATATAAATGCAAAACATTTTTACTAGTATTGTTTCATGTAGAGTATTTTTGCTTGGATTAAGATGCCATCTTCTTTCTCTAAtctactaaatattttaaaaatcttgaTGTACAATTATAATCATGTACATCACACTTTTAATTATtgcatattatttttaattttaaaatctaaaatatatacttaaataagtatttaatattataaaatgttttgatAAATAAAGGTATCGTGGTGTAGTTGGTTATCACGTCAGTCTAACACACTGAAGGTCTCCGGTTCGAGTCCGGGCGACgccaattttgttttcttttagacatataaaaaataataattgaaaatgagattttttttaaaaatgttttgataAGTAATTC comes from the Phaseolus vulgaris cultivar G19833 chromosome 8, P. vulgaris v2.0, whole genome shotgun sequence genome and includes:
- the LOC137824394 gene encoding uncharacterized protein, producing the protein MAQFEQITCFIISMLLICLLTCSLSEGSDDIFSSTENTENWLNHGGDIFNRRYASMEHKISVETVSNLSLKWKFNAGKDITATPAIFDGILYFPSWNGDIFAVRTQDGSLVWRQNLQNLTKLSATGFVAGVNWTVARATPTIAEDDLLVVGIYGPAVVIAVKRSTGELVWKTRLDSHNSSIITMSGTYYKGAYYVGTSSLEEIITSEECCTFRGSFSKLDIKSGVILWQTFMLPDNNGKKGEYAGAAIWGSSPSIDASRNHIYIATGNLYSAPLNILECQERENNATQPTHPDQCVEPDNHSDSFLALDLDDGKIKWYHQLGGYDVWLLSCRNLSTPNCPPGPNPDADFGEAPMMLTIHVNKTKQDVVVAVQKSGFTWALHRHDGKLIWSTEAGPGGVAGGGTWGAATDEERVYTNIVNSDGKNFTLRPSNKTTRTGGWVAMEGKSGKILWSTENPSNANAYGPVTVANGIVFAGSVDSKGAIYAMNAESGNIVWSYETGSTVYGGMSVSDGCIYVGNGYKVGIGLNLGNFTAGTSLLAFCV
- the LOC137824393 gene encoding uncharacterized protein encodes the protein MTKIFVLLLCLILAASGFANCSVVEKENIRIFQLKKGELSLKVTNWGASIVSLLLPDRNGKLGDVVLGYDSVKDYTSDSTYFGATVGRVANRIGGAQFTLNGTHYKLVANEGNNTLHGGSRGFSDVLWKVERYQKEGPSPSITFSYHSVDGEEGFPGDLIVTVSYILTGKNQLVILMKGKALNKPTPVNLANHAYWNLGGQNSGNILNEVVQIFGSKITVVDSKLIPTGKFGYVKGTAYDFLKPHTIGSRINQLAETKGYDINYVLDVEKGKKRKLAAIVQDKKSGRVMELYTNAPGLQFYTGNYVKHVKGKGGYVYNAHAGLCLETQAFPDSVNRPNFPSTIVTPEKPYKHYMLYKFSTKTQY